In the Aneurinibacillus soli genome, one interval contains:
- the secE gene encoding preprotein translocase subunit SecE: MGFVDKLKRGPVFLKEVWTELKRVTWPTRKELFTYTSVVLVTVVLIAIFFAVIDLGISQLLGLILKTGK; the protein is encoded by the coding sequence ATGGGTTTTGTAGATAAACTCAAACGCGGACCGGTCTTTCTCAAAGAAGTCTGGACCGAATTAAAAAGAGTCACCTGGCCAACCCGTAAAGAGCTGTTTACGTATACGTCAGTTGTCCTTGTGACGGTAGTGCTCATCGCGATCTTCTTCGCAGTGATTGATTTAGGTATTTCCCAACTGTTAGGATTGATTCTAAAAACCGGGAAATAA
- the rpmG gene encoding 50S ribosomal protein L33 codes for MRVTVTLACTECKQRNYTTTKNKRKQTDRIEMKKHCKFCNDHTLHRETR; via the coding sequence ATGCGGGTAACTGTAACGTTAGCGTGCACCGAGTGCAAACAACGCAACTATACCACAACGAAAAACAAACGTAAGCAAACGGATCGCATCGAGATGAAGAAACACTGCAAATTCTGCAATGATCATACTCTTCATCGGGAAACTCGCTAG
- a CDS encoding methyl-accepting chemotaxis protein: MGAKSLKTKLLLVIIPLVILALAGVAWINHNKAKDFLESNFQDRAFIQLDRLSIKIKEWLNQEQDRISNMATSYDIRSADIQKQMPFLKNKLAEYAEYEMMFVADKKGNAFTTSGKEVNVSDRAYFKKIISGESYAISDPLISKASGKLVIVVASPIHDVNNQLVGMLAATVPITVLSDIVSSEKIGKTGYAYMVQEDSTIIAYPTKEEILKLNLYKLNIPELTEGINEAKAGNNVYKQYVYKGVDKYAFFSRIPLTGWVVAITAPVQEASSQLTYLAKISFVTASVVLLFVIVVLIMFATRFVRPIRHLTELTGQIAEGDLTVQTRNRSRDEVGVLSENFDQMVDSIRMLLSEIGEASRKMRHSSDMLTIASQETTHSAEQVAVTINDLAEGAGDIAASVQSAHHEVTVMNENLHHVSQYAGEMNSTFNETALLTESGEQAVQAAVKKMKEIQGMIDHASGVVQKLGQRSEDIGDIVSLITSIASQTNLLALNASIEAARAGEAGKGFAVVADEVRKLAEETDKAAGSISRIVEENKRETHEAIDSITQGHRVIAEGSDMVQHTGDSFAEIHARMRMLAEKGASITSSIKIAEENAHKVVNDMEHISGITEEASAGSQEVAAVSEQQAASAQRLASDATMMTELSDQLEHLISRFKTGK, translated from the coding sequence ATGGGTGCAAAAAGTCTTAAAACTAAGTTGCTTCTTGTCATTATACCGCTTGTTATTCTTGCTCTTGCTGGTGTGGCCTGGATCAATCATAACAAAGCAAAGGATTTTTTGGAAAGCAACTTCCAGGACCGTGCTTTTATCCAATTGGATCGACTGAGCATTAAGATTAAAGAATGGTTGAATCAGGAACAGGATCGAATTTCTAACATGGCTACAAGTTACGACATCCGTAGCGCAGATATTCAGAAACAGATGCCATTCTTAAAAAACAAGCTGGCTGAGTATGCTGAATATGAAATGATGTTTGTTGCAGACAAAAAAGGAAACGCTTTCACTACCAGTGGAAAAGAAGTAAATGTAAGCGATCGTGCATACTTCAAAAAAATTATAAGTGGGGAGTCCTATGCGATTTCAGATCCGCTGATCTCAAAGGCAAGTGGTAAGTTGGTCATTGTAGTAGCGAGTCCAATTCACGACGTGAACAATCAACTGGTCGGCATGCTAGCAGCTACAGTTCCGATCACGGTATTAAGCGATATCGTTTCATCTGAGAAGATAGGAAAAACTGGCTACGCCTATATGGTTCAGGAAGATAGTACGATCATCGCCTACCCTACAAAAGAAGAGATTTTAAAGCTGAACCTTTATAAATTAAACATCCCGGAATTGACAGAAGGTATTAATGAGGCAAAGGCTGGTAACAATGTCTACAAGCAATATGTGTACAAAGGCGTTGATAAGTATGCATTTTTCTCGCGTATCCCGCTTACAGGATGGGTAGTAGCAATAACCGCGCCGGTTCAAGAAGCATCGAGCCAGCTTACTTATTTAGCTAAGATTTCTTTCGTAACGGCAAGTGTGGTTCTGTTGTTTGTTATTGTAGTTCTTATTATGTTTGCTACGAGATTTGTGCGTCCAATCCGTCATCTTACGGAATTGACCGGGCAGATTGCGGAAGGGGACTTAACGGTTCAGACTCGTAATCGCAGCCGGGATGAAGTGGGCGTATTAAGTGAAAATTTTGATCAAATGGTAGATAGTATCCGGATGCTTCTATCTGAAATCGGAGAAGCGTCACGCAAAATGCGCCATTCTTCTGACATGCTGACGATTGCGAGTCAGGAAACGACGCATTCAGCTGAGCAGGTAGCAGTAACCATTAACGATTTGGCGGAAGGGGCCGGTGATATTGCAGCTTCTGTTCAATCAGCGCATCACGAAGTTACTGTTATGAATGAAAACTTGCATCACGTATCGCAGTATGCAGGTGAGATGAACAGCACGTTCAATGAAACAGCCCTTTTGACTGAATCCGGGGAGCAGGCTGTGCAGGCGGCCGTGAAAAAAATGAAAGAAATTCAGGGGATGATTGACCATGCTTCCGGAGTTGTTCAGAAGCTTGGGCAGCGTTCTGAGGACATCGGTGATATCGTCAGCCTGATTACGAGCATTGCATCTCAGACTAATCTGCTTGCTCTCAATGCAAGCATTGAAGCGGCACGGGCTGGAGAGGCTGGCAAAGGATTCGCTGTCGTAGCGGATGAAGTACGTAAGCTGGCAGAGGAAACCGATAAAGCAGCAGGAAGTATTTCGCGTATTGTAGAAGAGAACAAGCGGGAGACTCATGAAGCCATTGATTCCATTACACAGGGACATCGGGTCATTGCGGAAGGAAGTGACATGGTGCAGCATACTGGCGATTCATTTGCTGAGATTCATGCTCGTATGCGTATGCTTGCCGAGAAAGGCGCATCCATTACTTCCTCTATTAAAATAGCGGAGGAAAATGCCCATAAAGTCGTTAACGACATGGAACATATCTCCGGTATTACAGAAGAAGCTTCCGCAGGTTCGCAGGAAGTGGCTGCTGTCAGCGAACAGCAGGCAGCTTCTGCTCAACGACTGGCAAGCGATGCGACCATGATGACAGAACTTTCGGACCAGCTTGAGCATCTGATATCCCGTTTTAAGACAGGGAAGTAG
- the sigH gene encoding RNA polymerase sporulation sigma factor SigH, with translation MMLSVADHTRYDTLYDEEVVELVRVGDSDALEYLINKYKNFVRAKARSYFLIGADREDIVQEGMIGLYKSIRDFKGDKLASFKAFAELCITRQIITAIKTATRQKHIPLNSYVSLDKPIYDEDSDRTLLDIICGTRVTDPEELIINQEEYDDIEDKMSEILSDLEQQVLLLYLDGRSYQEIAVDLRRHVKSIDNALQRVKRKLEKYLEVREVSQV, from the coding sequence ATGATGTTGAGCGTTGCAGACCATACCCGTTATGATACACTGTACGACGAAGAAGTCGTCGAGCTCGTTCGCGTGGGCGACAGTGATGCACTCGAGTATTTGATCAACAAGTATAAGAACTTTGTCCGAGCCAAGGCCAGATCGTACTTCTTGATCGGGGCGGATCGGGAAGATATCGTACAGGAGGGTATGATTGGCCTGTACAAATCCATACGTGATTTTAAAGGGGACAAGCTGGCCTCTTTTAAAGCATTTGCTGAGCTCTGCATTACGCGCCAGATTATTACGGCGATTAAGACAGCGACGCGGCAGAAGCATATTCCGCTTAACTCCTATGTTTCCTTAGACAAGCCGATTTACGATGAAGACTCGGACCGTACTTTGCTTGATATTATCTGTGGGACAAGGGTGACAGATCCGGAAGAGCTGATTATTAATCAGGAAGAATATGATGATATTGAAGACAAAATGAGCGAGATTTTGAGTGATCTTGAACAGCAGGTGCTTCTGCTATATTTGGACGGCAGGTCGTATCAGGAGATTGCTGTTGATTTGCGACGCCATGTCAAGTCGATTGACAACGCCCTTCAGCGTGTAAAACGCAAGCTGGAGAAGTATCTGGAAGTGCGGGAGGTTTCGCAAGTATAG
- a CDS encoding NYN domain-containing protein: protein MEEILIVDGYNVIGDWKRLKEKKKISLEEARDDLLSWLADYQGFTGTKVIVVFDAHNVKGMGKKLTEYRLDIRYTKEKETADECIERLVFELSHRHRQIYVATSDYTEQRVTFGYGALRKSARELWNEVKRLKQEISVKVEETRQQPKGRGLTLDDKIKEQFEKWRRGDV, encoded by the coding sequence ATGGAGGAAATCCTAATTGTTGATGGCTACAACGTCATTGGTGACTGGAAGCGGCTGAAAGAAAAAAAGAAAATCAGTCTCGAAGAAGCACGGGATGACCTTCTGAGTTGGCTGGCTGATTATCAGGGATTCACTGGAACAAAGGTGATTGTTGTATTTGACGCCCATAATGTGAAAGGAATGGGGAAAAAGCTTACAGAGTACCGTCTTGACATCCGATATACAAAAGAGAAAGAAACTGCTGATGAATGCATTGAAAGGCTTGTATTTGAGCTCTCGCACCGACACCGTCAGATTTATGTCGCTACATCCGATTATACCGAGCAGCGTGTTACGTTTGGCTATGGTGCGCTACGCAAATCAGCGCGTGAGCTGTGGAATGAAGTAAAGCGGCTAAAGCAGGAAATTAGCGTAAAAGTAGAAGAAACCCGCCAACAGCCAAAAGGGCGGGGACTTACGCTCGATGACAAAATTAAAGAACAATTCGAAAAATGGCGGCGCGGCGATGTGTGA
- the rlmB gene encoding 23S rRNA (guanosine(2251)-2'-O)-methyltransferase RlmB — protein sequence MKPWPVLNRIEREEFIMSEYIVGKNPVIEAIRSGRSINKIWIAEGSQKGVSGQVMALAKEAGVTVQIVPRKKLDQAAEGESHQGVLAYIAAYDYAELEDILARAEQKGESPFLVILDEIEDPHNLGSILRTADATGVHGVIIPKRRSAGLTSTVAKSSAGAIEYVPVARVTNLARTIDDLKERNIWVVGTDASGKEEFREARLDMGIALVIGSEGKGMSRLIREKCDFTVNLPMVGNVTSLNASVAGALLMYEVYRQRHPLSK from the coding sequence ATGAAGCCGTGGCCTGTATTGAATCGAATTGAACGAGAGGAGTTTATTATGAGCGAATATATTGTGGGGAAAAATCCGGTAATCGAAGCGATCCGTTCCGGACGTTCCATTAATAAAATCTGGATTGCAGAAGGTTCACAAAAAGGGGTAAGCGGGCAAGTGATGGCACTGGCCAAAGAGGCAGGAGTTACTGTCCAGATCGTTCCACGCAAAAAGCTGGATCAGGCCGCAGAAGGGGAGAGTCATCAGGGGGTGCTTGCTTATATCGCTGCATATGACTATGCAGAACTTGAGGATATTCTGGCACGTGCCGAACAAAAAGGAGAGTCGCCGTTTCTTGTCATTCTCGATGAGATTGAAGATCCGCATAATCTAGGCTCGATACTCCGTACGGCAGATGCGACAGGTGTGCATGGAGTCATCATTCCAAAACGACGCTCGGCCGGATTGACTTCAACCGTAGCCAAATCATCTGCTGGTGCGATTGAATATGTACCGGTAGCCCGTGTCACAAATCTAGCGCGTACAATTGATGACCTGAAAGAACGGAATATCTGGGTAGTCGGTACCGATGCTTCCGGCAAAGAGGAGTTCCGGGAAGCGCGTCTCGATATGGGGATTGCCCTCGTCATCGGTAGTGAGGGTAAGGGAATGAGCCGCCTGATTCGGGAAAAATGTGATTTTACGGTGAACCTGCCGATGGTGGGGAATGTCACATCGCTGAATGCATCAGTTGCGGGAGCGCTCCTGATGTATGAAGTGTACCGTCAGCGCCATCCGCTGTCCAAGTAG
- a CDS encoding Mini-ribonuclease 3 translates to MKHDDLTRDPKQLNALALAYMGDAVLEVRVRQRLIAAGEVKPNLLQRSAVRYVSARAQAKIVHGIWDKLTESEQAVLKRGRNAKSATVPKNADLTEYRLSTGFEALIGYLYLLEQHERLDEILDEAVACIESN, encoded by the coding sequence ATGAAACATGATGATTTGACACGAGATCCGAAACAGCTGAATGCACTTGCTCTGGCGTATATGGGAGATGCAGTGCTGGAAGTGCGCGTACGCCAGCGCCTGATTGCAGCAGGAGAGGTGAAGCCGAACCTGCTGCAGCGCTCCGCTGTTCGCTATGTATCAGCCCGGGCACAGGCGAAGATCGTTCATGGAATCTGGGATAAGCTCACTGAATCAGAACAGGCAGTGCTGAAGCGGGGGCGTAATGCCAAGTCCGCTACCGTTCCCAAAAATGCAGATCTTACAGAATACCGGCTCAGTACCGGATTTGAAGCGTTGATCGGTTATTTATATCTGTTAGAGCAGCATGAGCGGCTGGACGAGATTTTGGATGAAGCCGTGGCCTGTATTGAATCGAATTGA
- the cysS gene encoding cysteine--tRNA ligase, translating to MSIKIYNTLTRKKEEFIPLESGKVKMYVCGPTVYNFIHIGNARPPIVFDVVRRYFAYRGYDVTYVQNFTDVDDKIIKKAEETGMTVKEVAETFIAAFKEDVRALSIQEATIHPKVTEHIPEIIEFVQGLIDKGHAYAAGGDVYFRTASFAEYGKLSQQNIEDLQAGARVEVNEKKESPLDFVLWKGAKPGEIYWESPWGEGRPGWHIECSAMSKKYLGDTFDIHGGGHDLTFPHHENEIAQSECLTGHVMARYWMHNGFINIENEKMSKSLGNFILVKDIREQYPARVVRFFLLSAHYRNPVNFSKDLIQQATNSLERIDTAVRNLKHRLDSAVAGTMDAEEQAKLNAFRGRFVEEMDNDFNTADAITVLFDMVREANRLIASEDATKAVLEAYLALFTEFGDVLGIAFGESDVVAEGPSDEGIDALIVERGQARKDRNFVRADEIRNQLQELGIVLEDTPQGVRWHRK from the coding sequence ATGAGCATTAAAATCTACAATACGCTTACGCGTAAGAAAGAAGAGTTCATCCCGCTTGAGTCGGGTAAAGTGAAAATGTATGTATGCGGGCCGACTGTATATAACTTTATTCATATCGGAAATGCTCGTCCGCCGATTGTATTCGATGTGGTGCGTCGCTATTTTGCTTATCGAGGCTATGATGTAACATACGTACAGAACTTCACGGATGTCGATGATAAAATCATAAAAAAAGCAGAAGAGACCGGCATGACGGTGAAGGAAGTAGCGGAGACATTTATTGCTGCCTTCAAAGAAGACGTACGTGCGCTGTCTATTCAGGAAGCGACAATTCACCCGAAGGTAACGGAACATATTCCAGAGATTATCGAGTTTGTGCAGGGTCTGATTGATAAGGGGCATGCATATGCGGCAGGGGGCGACGTGTATTTCCGCACCGCTTCGTTTGCTGAATACGGCAAGTTATCACAACAGAATATCGAAGACCTACAGGCTGGAGCCCGCGTTGAAGTGAATGAGAAGAAAGAAAGCCCGCTTGATTTTGTGCTCTGGAAAGGGGCGAAGCCAGGCGAGATTTATTGGGAAAGCCCGTGGGGAGAAGGACGTCCGGGCTGGCATATTGAATGCTCGGCCATGTCGAAAAAATACCTGGGTGACACGTTCGATATTCACGGTGGTGGCCATGATCTAACGTTCCCGCATCACGAGAATGAAATTGCCCAGTCAGAATGCCTGACCGGCCATGTGATGGCACGCTACTGGATGCACAATGGTTTTATTAACATTGAGAACGAAAAAATGTCCAAATCGCTCGGTAATTTTATTCTTGTCAAAGACATTCGCGAACAGTATCCAGCGCGCGTTGTTCGTTTCTTCTTGCTCAGTGCGCACTACCGTAATCCGGTTAACTTCAGTAAAGACCTGATTCAGCAGGCGACTAATAGTCTTGAACGTATTGATACGGCTGTTCGTAATTTGAAGCATCGCCTGGATTCGGCTGTGGCAGGTACTATGGATGCAGAAGAGCAGGCGAAGTTGAATGCGTTCCGTGGTCGTTTTGTAGAGGAGATGGATAATGACTTCAACACAGCAGATGCTATTACCGTTCTGTTTGACATGGTACGAGAGGCGAACCGTTTGATTGCTTCTGAAGATGCCACAAAAGCCGTGCTTGAAGCGTATCTTGCATTATTCACCGAATTCGGAGATGTGCTTGGCATTGCCTTCGGAGAATCGGATGTGGTAGCGGAAGGGCCATCTGATGAGGGGATTGATGCGCTTATTGTAGAGCGTGGACAGGCGCGCAAAGATCGTAACTTTGTTCGTGCTGACGAAATTCGCAACCAGTTGCAGGAGCTGGGAATTGTGCTAGAAGACACGCCGCAGGGTGTGCGCTGGCACAGAAAGTAG
- the cysE gene encoding serine O-acetyltransferase: MFKKLQEDISVVMERDPAARSKLEVVLTYSGLHAIWFHRISHRLWKRNLPTLARMVSQLGRWLTGIEIHPGARIGKGLFIDHGMGVVIGETCEIGENVTLYQGVTLGGTGKEKGKRHPTIGDNVLIATGAKVLGSMKIGDNSKIGAGSVVLKEVPPNSTVVGVPGHVIIQDGVKVQQQAFDHTNMPDPVEELLQSMQNEIEQLRNEVNQLKESSTIHEH, encoded by the coding sequence ATGTTTAAAAAACTTCAAGAAGATATAAGTGTCGTAATGGAGCGTGATCCGGCAGCGCGAAGCAAGCTGGAAGTCGTGCTGACATACTCTGGTCTGCATGCGATCTGGTTTCATCGGATTAGCCACCGCCTGTGGAAGCGTAATCTGCCTACATTGGCACGGATGGTGTCGCAGCTTGGCCGCTGGCTCACGGGGATTGAGATTCATCCGGGTGCGCGGATTGGCAAAGGGTTGTTTATTGATCACGGTATGGGAGTTGTAATCGGTGAGACGTGTGAAATTGGAGAGAACGTAACCTTATATCAGGGTGTCACGCTTGGAGGAACCGGTAAAGAAAAAGGGAAGCGTCATCCAACCATCGGGGATAATGTATTGATCGCTACCGGAGCCAAAGTACTTGGTTCCATGAAGATTGGAGATAACTCGAAGATTGGGGCAGGTTCTGTTGTATTGAAAGAAGTGCCGCCGAATTCAACGGTTGTTGGCGTGCCAGGGCACGTAATTATACAGGATGGCGTAAAAGTACAGCAACAGGCCTTCGATCATACGAATATGCCGGACCCTGTTGAAGAACTTCTACAGTCCATGCAGAATGAAATTGAGCAACTTCGTAATGAAGTAAACCAGTTAAAGGAGAGTTCAACTATTCATGAGCATTAA
- the gltX gene encoding glutamate--tRNA ligase: MSKKVRVRFAPSPTGHLHIGGARSALFNYLFARHHGGDFIVRIEDTDRKRNVESAEEKLIESLRWFGTEWDEGIDKDGGVGPYRCMDRLDIYTKYLNQLVEEGKAYPCYCNEDELAAEREAMVEKGETPHYNGKCRHLTQEQIEAYKAEGRTSSIRFSVPADHEYVVRDRIRGVVTFESNGMGDFVIARPDGIPTYNFAVAVDDHLMGITHVIRGEEHLSNTPRQLAVYEAFGFETPEFAHVALILNPNHKKMSKRDESIIQFMEQYRHLGYLPEALMNFLVLLGWSPEGEEEIFTKEQMIEQFSLERVSKSPSVFDIHKLNWMNNHYIKQTPTSRMVDLCIPHMQQAGQLPEQITAEQREWVERLVALHQEKLNYAAEIVDYAALFFEEEVSYNEEAKEVLSGEQVPDVMKAFVDEIMGAEDYSADAVKAALKAVQKTTGQKGKNLFMPVRVATTGLMHGSDLNESLYLLGRDKVAARVRNLIENYDSITN, translated from the coding sequence ATGTCGAAAAAAGTCCGGGTGCGTTTTGCTCCAAGCCCGACAGGACATTTACATATCGGCGGCGCTCGTTCGGCGCTGTTTAATTACTTATTCGCCCGTCATCATGGTGGAGATTTTATTGTGCGTATCGAGGATACAGACCGGAAGCGCAATGTAGAGAGTGCAGAAGAGAAACTGATCGAAAGCCTGCGCTGGTTTGGTACGGAGTGGGATGAGGGTATCGATAAAGACGGCGGTGTAGGACCGTACCGTTGTATGGATCGCCTGGACATTTATACGAAATACCTGAACCAGCTTGTGGAAGAAGGCAAAGCATATCCTTGCTACTGTAATGAGGACGAGCTTGCTGCAGAGCGTGAAGCGATGGTCGAAAAAGGTGAAACCCCACACTACAACGGCAAGTGCCGCCACCTTACGCAGGAACAGATCGAAGCGTACAAAGCGGAAGGACGTACGTCTTCCATTCGTTTCAGCGTCCCTGCTGATCATGAGTATGTAGTGCGTGACCGAATTCGTGGTGTTGTTACGTTTGAATCGAACGGCATGGGTGACTTTGTAATTGCCCGCCCGGATGGAATCCCGACATACAACTTTGCGGTTGCAGTCGATGACCATTTGATGGGCATTACGCATGTAATTCGTGGTGAGGAGCACCTTTCCAATACGCCGCGTCAGTTAGCTGTATATGAAGCGTTCGGATTTGAAACACCTGAATTTGCGCATGTAGCGCTTATTCTCAATCCAAATCATAAGAAAATGAGCAAACGTGACGAGTCCATCATCCAATTCATGGAGCAATATCGTCACTTAGGTTACTTGCCAGAAGCACTGATGAACTTCCTCGTTCTTCTTGGCTGGTCGCCAGAAGGGGAAGAAGAGATTTTCACGAAAGAGCAGATGATTGAGCAATTCTCGCTGGAGCGTGTCTCCAAGTCACCGTCTGTATTTGATATTCATAAATTAAATTGGATGAACAATCATTACATCAAGCAGACGCCGACTTCTCGTATGGTAGATCTCTGTATTCCGCACATGCAGCAGGCAGGCCAGCTTCCAGAACAGATCACAGCGGAGCAACGTGAATGGGTAGAGCGTCTGGTAGCCCTTCATCAAGAGAAGCTTAATTATGCCGCCGAGATCGTCGATTATGCCGCTCTTTTCTTCGAAGAGGAAGTTTCTTATAATGAAGAAGCAAAAGAAGTGCTGTCAGGTGAGCAAGTTCCGGATGTAATGAAAGCATTCGTAGATGAAATCATGGGAGCAGAGGATTATTCCGCTGATGCTGTGAAAGCTGCGCTAAAGGCTGTTCAGAAAACAACCGGACAGAAAGGCAAAAATCTTTTCATGCCGGTTCGCGTTGCGACAACAGGCTTGATGCATGGTTCTGATCTGAATGAATCTCTGTATTTGCTTGGCCGTGATAAAGTAGCGGCGCGTGTGCGTAATCTGATTGAAAACTACGATTCCATCACAAACTAA